The following proteins are encoded in a genomic region of Paenibacillus sp. FSL H3-0469:
- a CDS encoding extracellular solute-binding protein, whose translation MKQLKKKSSAWLMLLTAVVTLVTGCSGGNNAAAPATPAAEATQAPAASETPAAATEAPSATPAANLNGREIRISHWWDATPVGDSEADELARERIKAVEEKYNVKIKYLNTEYWSTAEKLSSSVMASDPFAEIVRLPDGFIWGLMHGGFLTPLDDYLKDSLIDQSVIDSMRFGGDKVYGLESWYSPNDSGVFYNKRIFKEAGLKDPQQLMDEDNWNWNTMLDAAKKLTIDKNGDGKMDQYGLAGAHYVISELLIASNGGKIYDEATQKAVFDSPASMEALNFLHKLYTQDKVFKPNEGNDWEDPAKYFGEGTVAMYPGGLWEIEGRILGKMKDEWGYVYIPKGPQADKYYDPLGQTAAYAIPKGVKDADTIVKIWEDLQPFDSWQENRRLSMENVLPDEASIANAMNDEGKVERVFGGRYGGLGVKDQLDKVTEKFLKGEITPSTGVAQVIGTAQAAAKKVLSGEQDKEKK comes from the coding sequence GTGAAACAGTTAAAGAAGAAAAGCTCGGCTTGGCTCATGCTGCTGACAGCCGTAGTTACACTTGTAACCGGTTGCAGCGGCGGGAATAATGCGGCTGCACCGGCAACACCGGCGGCGGAGGCGACTCAGGCTCCGGCAGCCAGTGAAACGCCAGCAGCGGCAACGGAAGCGCCTTCGGCAACACCGGCTGCCAATCTGAACGGGCGGGAGATCCGCATTTCCCACTGGTGGGATGCCACTCCTGTCGGGGATTCAGAGGCAGATGAGCTTGCCCGCGAGCGGATCAAAGCGGTGGAAGAGAAATACAACGTCAAGATTAAATACCTGAATACAGAGTATTGGTCCACCGCTGAGAAGCTGTCCTCTTCCGTTATGGCAAGCGATCCGTTTGCCGAAATTGTCCGGCTGCCGGACGGCTTCATCTGGGGCCTGATGCATGGCGGCTTCCTTACACCGCTGGATGATTATCTGAAGGATTCACTCATCGATCAGAGCGTGATTGATTCCATGCGCTTCGGCGGCGACAAGGTCTATGGCCTGGAGAGCTGGTACAGCCCGAACGACAGCGGCGTGTTCTACAACAAGCGTATTTTCAAGGAAGCAGGCCTGAAGGACCCGCAGCAGCTGATGGATGAGGATAACTGGAACTGGAATACGATGCTTGATGCGGCGAAGAAGCTGACGATTGACAAGAACGGGGACGGGAAGATGGATCAGTACGGTCTGGCCGGAGCCCATTATGTAATCTCAGAGCTATTGATCGCCAGCAACGGCGGCAAAATCTATGACGAAGCTACCCAGAAGGCGGTCTTTGACTCACCGGCATCGATGGAAGCGCTTAACTTCCTTCATAAGCTCTATACCCAGGATAAGGTATTCAAGCCTAACGAGGGCAATGACTGGGAAGATCCGGCTAAGTATTTTGGAGAAGGAACGGTGGCTATGTATCCGGGCGGTCTCTGGGAAATCGAGGGGCGTATTCTCGGCAAGATGAAGGATGAATGGGGATATGTCTATATTCCAAAAGGCCCGCAGGCCGATAAGTACTACGATCCGCTGGGCCAGACAGCAGCCTATGCCATTCCCAAAGGGGTCAAGGATGCGGATACCATCGTGAAGATTTGGGAGGATCTGCAGCCGTTCGACAGCTGGCAGGAGAACCGCAGATTGTCGATGGAGAATGTTTTGCCGGATGAAGCCTCTATCGCCAATGCGATGAATGATGAAGGTAAGGTGGAGCGGGTCTTCGGCGGACGTTACGGCGGTCTTGGCGTCAAGGATCAGCTCGATAAGGTGACTGAGAAATTTCTGAAGGGCGAGATTACACCGTCCACCGGGGTGGCCCAAGTCATTGGAACGGCGCAGGCCGCAGCCAAGAAGGTACTGAGCGGTGAGCAGGATAAAGAGAAGAAATAG
- a CDS encoding extracellular solute-binding protein: MRISLSRRMMNRTLVTVMLISMMALPAASAELPAAQAQGVTGNGQEMRQPPEGSYEHYLQQYEGGEQPREEIMLKGADYTGAEGMSPEVLTELGGETGRYVRTEESGSVEWQLDVPKSGLYHISVRYYPVKGKSSAIERELLIDGKLPFTSARNLSFGRIWVNENPVIQQDNRDNDLRPRQIEAPAWQETLLRDTEGYYEEPYQFYLSAGRHTLTMVSSREPMVIDYIKLHSYAAPAAYAEVKQSYEAKGYKATSGHAVKVQGEAAAYKSSPTLYPVTDRSSPSTEPYDVSKIRMNTIGGNNWRVPGQWIAWEVEAPEDGLYNITIKGRQELLRGIYSTRSMRIDGEIPFREMLQIPFYYDSDWQMNRLGNDEEPYLFYLSKGKHELQLEVSLGAIAPLLRQVEASVLDINAMYRKILMITGNVPDPYRDYRLEEQIPDMTAVFREQSKILYGVSEELVRLTGEKSDKTATLNKTAYQLADMADKPETVQKRLSQFKINVGSVGSWILEVREQPLEIDYLLLSSPEVKLPKANASGFRKLVHEVSSFTHSFFEDYNTIGNTTENGETIDVWIGTGRDQAQVLKAMIDDTFTPLTGIGVNLKLVSPNVLLRASLAGEGPDVAMQVGNDMPVNFGMRKAAEDLSKYPGYEEVVKQFRDSALVPYRFENQVFALPEQQIFNMLFYRKDILQELNLEPPQTWDEVYAMIPVLQKHRMDMALPLAQTTGVPVLEVNRAYAMLLYQMGGSFYLNNGAKSGLDTETGLAAFKDWTNFYTSYKLPLIFDFPMRFRTGEMPVGIQDYTFYNYLSVSAPEIKGLWEFIPVPGTKQPDGSIRRDVASGGTAALMLKQAKNKDAAWEFMKWWVDKDSQVRFGREMEGLMGAAARYPTANVEALKELPWPTSDYRHLEEQWQWVQGVPEVPGGYFTGRHLDNALREVINNGTNTADALYDYVQEIDYEIDQKRAEFDLKRRE, translated from the coding sequence GTGAGAATATCATTATCCCGGCGGATGATGAACCGGACACTTGTAACCGTCATGCTGATCTCCATGATGGCGCTGCCTGCGGCAAGTGCAGAGCTGCCTGCTGCCCAGGCACAAGGTGTGACGGGGAACGGGCAGGAGATGCGGCAGCCGCCTGAGGGCAGCTATGAGCATTATCTGCAGCAATACGAGGGCGGGGAGCAGCCCCGTGAAGAAATTATGCTGAAGGGAGCCGATTATACCGGGGCCGAGGGGATGAGCCCGGAGGTGCTGACGGAGCTTGGCGGTGAGACGGGAAGATACGTCAGAACGGAGGAGAGCGGTTCGGTGGAGTGGCAGCTGGATGTGCCGAAGTCCGGGCTGTACCACATCTCTGTCCGGTATTATCCGGTGAAGGGCAAAAGCTCGGCGATTGAACGTGAGCTGCTGATCGACGGCAAGCTGCCGTTCACCAGCGCCCGCAATCTGTCCTTCGGGCGGATCTGGGTCAATGAGAACCCGGTGATCCAGCAGGATAACCGGGATAACGATCTCCGGCCGCGCCAGATTGAGGCCCCGGCCTGGCAGGAGACCCTGCTGAGAGATACGGAAGGCTACTATGAGGAGCCTTACCAATTCTATCTGTCGGCCGGAAGGCACACCTTGACGATGGTATCCAGCAGAGAACCGATGGTCATCGACTATATTAAGCTGCACAGCTACGCTGCACCCGCTGCCTACGCAGAGGTGAAGCAGAGCTACGAGGCCAAGGGATATAAGGCCACCAGCGGGCACGCGGTGAAGGTGCAGGGGGAAGCGGCGGCCTACAAGTCCTCCCCGACCCTGTATCCGGTCACAGACCGCTCAAGCCCTTCAACAGAGCCGTACGATGTCTCCAAGATCAGAATGAATACCATTGGCGGCAACAACTGGCGGGTACCGGGCCAATGGATCGCCTGGGAGGTGGAAGCGCCGGAGGACGGTCTGTACAACATCACCATCAAAGGCCGGCAGGAGCTGCTAAGAGGGATATATTCCACACGCTCTATGCGGATTGACGGAGAGATTCCGTTCCGGGAGATGCTGCAGATTCCGTTCTACTATGATTCGGATTGGCAGATGAACCGGCTGGGGAACGATGAGGAGCCTTATTTATTCTATTTAAGTAAAGGGAAACACGAATTGCAGCTGGAGGTCAGCCTTGGAGCCATTGCGCCGCTCTTGCGCCAGGTGGAGGCCAGTGTGCTGGACATTAATGCGATGTACCGCAAAATCCTGATGATTACAGGCAATGTGCCGGATCCGTACCGCGATTACAGGCTGGAGGAGCAAATCCCGGATATGACGGCGGTCTTCCGTGAGCAGAGCAAGATTCTGTATGGTGTATCGGAAGAGCTGGTCCGGCTTACAGGGGAAAAGAGTGATAAAACCGCAACCTTGAATAAAACTGCCTATCAGCTGGCGGACATGGCCGATAAGCCGGAAACGGTGCAAAAGCGGCTGTCGCAGTTCAAAATCAACGTGGGCAGCGTAGGCTCCTGGATTCTGGAGGTACGGGAGCAGCCGCTGGAAATTGATTACCTGCTGCTGTCTTCGCCGGAAGTGAAGCTGCCAAAGGCGAATGCTTCCGGGTTCAGGAAGCTTGTGCATGAGGTGTCGTCCTTCACCCATTCGTTCTTCGAGGATTACAACACCATTGGCAATACCACGGAGAACGGAGAGACCATTGATGTATGGATCGGAACCGGCCGCGACCAGGCGCAGGTGCTGAAGGCAATGATTGATGATACATTTACCCCGCTCACCGGCATCGGTGTCAATCTGAAGCTGGTGAGTCCGAATGTGCTGCTGCGCGCCTCGCTGGCCGGGGAAGGCCCGGATGTGGCGATGCAGGTCGGCAATGATATGCCGGTGAACTTCGGGATGCGCAAAGCGGCAGAGGATCTGTCGAAGTATCCCGGCTATGAGGAAGTGGTGAAGCAGTTCAGAGACAGCGCGCTCGTGCCGTACCGGTTCGAGAATCAGGTCTTTGCCCTGCCGGAGCAGCAGATCTTCAACATGCTGTTCTACCGGAAGGATATTCTGCAGGAGCTGAATCTTGAGCCGCCGCAGACCTGGGATGAGGTATATGCAATGATTCCGGTGCTGCAGAAGCACCGGATGGATATGGCGCTGCCGCTCGCGCAGACGACAGGCGTGCCGGTGCTGGAGGTCAACCGCGCCTATGCCATGCTGCTCTATCAGATGGGCGGGTCCTTTTATCTGAATAACGGAGCGAAGAGCGGACTGGATACAGAGACCGGGCTGGCTGCCTTCAAGGACTGGACCAATTTCTATACCAGCTACAAGCTGCCGCTGATCTTCGACTTCCCGATGCGGTTCCGCACCGGCGAGATGCCGGTCGGCATTCAAGACTATACCTTCTATAACTATCTGAGCGTATCCGCGCCGGAGATTAAGGGGCTATGGGAATTCATTCCGGTTCCGGGCACGAAGCAGCCGGACGGCAGTATCCGCAGGGATGTGGCCAGCGGGGGCACCGCCGCATTGATGCTTAAGCAGGCTAAGAACAAGGATGCCGCCTGGGAATTCATGAAGTGGTGGGTAGACAAGGATTCGCAGGTCCGCTTCGGCCGGGAGATGGAGGGCCTCATGGGCGCGGCTGCGCGGTATCCGACCGCCAACGTTGAAGCGCTTAAGGAGCTGCCGTGGCCGACAAGCGATTACCGCCATCTGGAGGAGCAGTGGCAATGGGTGCAGGGTGTGCCTGAGGTGCCGGGCGGTTACTTCACGGGCCGACATCTGGACAATGCGCTGCGCGAGGTCATCAACAATGGAACGAATACCGCCGATGCCCTGTACGATTATGTGCAGGAGATCGACTATGAGATTGATCAGAAGAGAGCAGAGTTCGATTTGAAACGAAGGGAATAG
- a CDS encoding sugar ABC transporter permease, whose product MQKVKNTAEPLIQPRLSPSGLRNYWALFGKDVRRDKHLYILLAPYMVLFLLFTVLPVVISIIFSFTHFNMLEMPRWIGWENYSKLLWNDDVFLIGVKNTLIFSVVTGPVSYIACFLFAWLINELNPKLRAFMTLIFFAPSISGNVFFIWQIIFSSDSYGIINGFLMQLGVIYEPIQWLQDPKYMLGIIMLVQLWLSLGTSFLAFIAGLQTVDKTLYEAGAVDGVKNRWQELWFITLPSMRPQLMFGAVIQITASLAVADVAMALAGFPSVQYGAHTIVTHLVDYGTIRFEMGYASAIATVLFVMMLGSNLIVQKLLKRVGE is encoded by the coding sequence GTGCAGAAAGTCAAAAATACGGCCGAACCCTTGATTCAGCCCCGGCTGTCCCCTTCCGGGCTGCGTAATTACTGGGCATTGTTCGGCAAGGATGTGCGGCGGGATAAACACCTGTATATCCTGCTGGCTCCATATATGGTGCTGTTTCTGTTGTTTACCGTGCTGCCGGTGGTGATATCGATCATCTTCAGCTTCACGCACTTCAACATGCTGGAGATGCCGCGCTGGATCGGCTGGGAGAATTATTCCAAGCTGCTCTGGAACGATGATGTGTTCCTGATCGGGGTCAAGAATACGCTGATTTTCTCAGTGGTTACCGGACCGGTCAGCTATATCGCCTGTTTTCTGTTTGCCTGGCTGATCAATGAGCTGAACCCCAAGCTGCGGGCGTTTATGACCCTGATCTTTTTTGCGCCGTCCATTTCGGGGAATGTATTCTTCATCTGGCAGATTATCTTCTCCAGTGACTCCTACGGGATTATCAACGGCTTTCTGATGCAGCTTGGTGTAATTTATGAGCCGATCCAATGGCTGCAGGACCCCAAGTATATGCTGGGGATCATCATGCTGGTACAGCTCTGGCTAAGTCTGGGGACCAGCTTCCTGGCCTTCATCGCCGGACTGCAGACCGTTGACAAGACGTTATATGAAGCAGGGGCTGTGGACGGTGTCAAAAACCGCTGGCAGGAGCTGTGGTTCATTACGCTGCCTTCCATGCGCCCGCAGCTGATGTTCGGCGCGGTCATTCAGATCACGGCGTCGCTGGCAGTTGCCGATGTGGCTATGGCGCTGGCAGGCTTCCCGAGTGTGCAATACGGGGCGCATACGATTGTAACCCATCTGGTGGACTACGGTACGATCCGCTTCGAGATGGGCTATGCCTCGGCGATTGCCACCGTGCTGTTCGTGATGATGCTGGGCAGCAATCTGATTGTCCAAAAGCTGCTGAAGAGGGTGGGTGAATAA
- a CDS encoding carbohydrate ABC transporter permease, translating to MKLAIRLNKKVNRSWQVDALLFLALAGFGSFMAIPLIYVINNAFKPLDELFIFPPTLFVRNATLENFANLFQVMKNSWVPFSRYIFNTVFITAAGTAGHILLASAAAYPLAKHRFRGSKVLFTVVVLSLMFSPHVTAIPNYMIMSALGWMDTYQAVIVPAFAYPLGLYLMKQFMEQIPDALLEAAKIDGASEYRIFWQVVMPLVKPAWLTLLILMMQMLWGTDGGSFIYSEQLKTLHYAMGQIIQGGIARAGVGAAVAVIMMTVPIVTFILSQSNVIQTMASSGMKD from the coding sequence ATGAAGCTGGCGATACGTCTGAACAAAAAAGTAAACCGTTCCTGGCAGGTCGATGCCCTGCTGTTCCTGGCCCTGGCCGGATTCGGATCATTCATGGCGATTCCGTTAATTTATGTCATTAACAATGCGTTCAAGCCACTGGATGAGCTGTTTATTTTCCCGCCTACGCTGTTTGTACGCAATGCCACGCTTGAGAACTTCGCCAATCTGTTTCAGGTGATGAAAAATTCCTGGGTGCCGTTCTCCAGATATATATTTAACACCGTATTCATTACCGCCGCCGGTACAGCCGGGCATATCCTGCTGGCCTCGGCGGCGGCTTACCCGCTGGCAAAGCATAGATTCCGCGGCTCTAAGGTGCTGTTCACCGTGGTTGTCCTGTCGCTGATGTTCTCGCCGCATGTCACCGCGATACCGAACTATATGATTATGTCCGCTCTGGGCTGGATGGACACCTACCAGGCGGTTATCGTTCCTGCCTTTGCCTATCCGCTGGGACTCTATCTAATGAAGCAGTTCATGGAGCAGATCCCGGATGCGCTGCTGGAGGCGGCGAAGATTGACGGGGCAAGTGAATACCGCATTTTCTGGCAGGTCGTCATGCCGCTGGTGAAGCCGGCCTGGCTGACGCTGCTCATCCTGATGATGCAGATGCTGTGGGGCACGGACGGCGGCAGCTTCATCTACAGCGAGCAGCTCAAGACGCTGCATTACGCGATGGGCCAGATTATTCAGGGCGGGATCGCCCGTGCAGGAGTCGGGGCTGCAGTAGCGGTGATTATGATGACGGTGCCGATTGTGACGTTCATTCTGTCACAGAGCAATGTGATTCAGACGATGGCTTCGTCCGGCATGAAGGACTGA
- a CDS encoding tetratricopeptide repeat protein translates to MRIKSSILVLVSVLLLVSLCPRPAGAAPYEGYTYSYWGEAVQSPIAYLPSRAIGGLEAGTGAWNAPGDLFVSAEGLLYVLDSGNGRIVVLDKEWNTLRVIEGFQNGEKKDSFNNPEGLFVTDAGRIYVADTENGRLVELDGTGTFVREIGPPKADVIGAGFEYFPRKVIVDKAGRIYVVGRGVYEGLIEFDSDGQFTGFMGTNKVQFDPVDLFWKSVSTKEQREKMVQFIPLEFNNTDVDEDGFIYTTTVDKKTFSPVKRLNPSGIDVLRVSKEIPPIGDLSRDRSAFIDIDVTGNGVYRVLDSTRGRVFTYNEDGKLLYVIGQLGSQLGTFKNPAAVESYENAIYVLDRDLGRITEFTVTQFGSMVNEANTLYSSGKHDEAAKLWREVLKLDANYEMAYVGIGKSLLRQGEYKEAMTYLKLGNDREYYSKALGKYRREYMRDYFSLYMTGIIAVLLGGYVIVRLVKRPRKEGRVQDAVS, encoded by the coding sequence TTGAGAATAAAGTCATCGATACTGGTGCTTGTATCCGTGCTGCTGCTTGTGAGCCTGTGTCCAAGGCCGGCCGGGGCTGCGCCGTATGAAGGATATACCTACTCCTACTGGGGCGAGGCGGTTCAGTCGCCGATTGCCTATCTTCCTTCGAGGGCCATCGGCGGGCTAGAGGCAGGAACAGGAGCCTGGAATGCTCCGGGGGACCTGTTCGTTTCGGCGGAGGGGCTGCTGTACGTGCTCGATTCCGGGAACGGGCGGATTGTGGTGCTGGATAAGGAGTGGAACACACTCCGTGTTATCGAAGGCTTCCAGAACGGGGAGAAGAAGGACAGCTTCAATAACCCGGAGGGACTCTTCGTTACGGACGCCGGCCGGATCTACGTGGCAGATACGGAGAATGGGCGGCTGGTCGAGCTGGACGGCACAGGGACCTTCGTGCGGGAGATTGGACCGCCGAAGGCGGATGTGATCGGAGCGGGTTTTGAATATTTTCCGCGGAAGGTGATTGTTGATAAGGCAGGCCGCATCTATGTGGTTGGCAGAGGGGTCTATGAAGGGCTGATCGAGTTCGACAGCGACGGGCAGTTCACGGGCTTCATGGGCACGAACAAGGTGCAGTTTGATCCGGTGGATCTGTTCTGGAAGTCGGTATCGACCAAGGAGCAGCGCGAGAAGATGGTGCAGTTCATTCCGCTGGAATTCAATAATACCGATGTCGATGAGGATGGCTTCATCTATACCACTACAGTGGATAAGAAGACCTTTTCTCCGGTAAAAAGACTGAATCCCTCCGGCATCGATGTCCTGCGGGTCAGCAAAGAGATCCCGCCCATCGGCGATCTGAGCCGGGACCGCTCCGCCTTCATTGATATTGATGTGACCGGAAACGGAGTCTACCGGGTACTGGACTCCACGCGCGGGCGGGTGTTCACCTACAATGAGGACGGCAAGCTGCTGTATGTCATCGGTCAACTAGGCAGCCAGCTCGGTACCTTCAAGAACCCGGCGGCGGTGGAGAGCTATGAGAATGCAATCTATGTACTGGACCGTGATCTGGGGAGAATTACCGAGTTCACAGTGACTCAGTTCGGCAGCATGGTCAATGAAGCCAACACCCTGTACAGCTCCGGTAAGCATGATGAAGCCGCTAAGCTGTGGCGGGAGGTGCTGAAGCTGGATGCCAACTATGAGATGGCGTATGTCGGCATCGGCAAATCGCTGCTCCGCCAAGGCGAATATAAGGAGGCTATGACTTATCTGAAGCTGGGTAATGACCGCGAATATTACTCCAAGGCGCTTGGGAAATACCGCAGGGAGTATATGCGCGATTATTTCAGCCTCTATATGACCGGAATAATAGCCGTGCTGCTGGGCGGCTACGTCATCGTCCGCCTGGTAAAGCGGCCGAGAAAGGAAGGGAGGGTTCAGGATGCCGTTTCTTAA
- a CDS encoding Yip1 family protein: MPFLKDIKYSLHVAVHPFDGFWDLKYENKGKLRMALGILMALTLTMIVKRQYVGYVVNYNHPLALNSINELKYIIFPFLLWCLANWSLTTLMDGEGKFGEIVITTGYALLPLILINIPNILLSNVITLREASFYHLLDALATLWFVWLLFIGTMTVHQYTVLKTITTMLLTLAVVGIIIFLGLLFFNLIQQIVSFVYTVYQELSLRG; encoded by the coding sequence ATGCCGTTTCTTAAGGACATTAAATATTCACTGCATGTAGCAGTGCACCCCTTCGATGGATTCTGGGATCTGAAATACGAAAATAAGGGCAAGCTGCGCATGGCACTGGGCATTCTTATGGCCCTTACCCTGACTATGATTGTGAAGCGCCAATATGTAGGCTATGTGGTCAATTATAATCACCCGCTTGCACTGAACAGCATCAATGAGCTCAAGTATATTATTTTCCCGTTCCTGCTCTGGTGCCTGGCGAACTGGTCCCTGACGACGCTGATGGACGGGGAAGGGAAGTTCGGAGAGATCGTCATTACGACAGGCTACGCCCTGCTTCCGCTGATTCTGATCAACATTCCCAATATCCTGCTCAGCAACGTGATCACGCTGCGGGAGGCTTCCTTCTATCATTTGCTGGATGCTCTGGCCACGCTCTGGTTCGTATGGCTCTTGTTCATCGGGACCATGACCGTTCATCAGTACACGGTGCTCAAAACGATTACAACCATGCTGCTGACGCTGGCTGTGGTGGGCATCATCATCTTCCTGGGCCTGCTGTTCTTCAATCTGATCCAGCAAATTGTCAGTTTTGTCTATACCGTCTACCAGGAGCTTTCACTTCGCGGATAA
- a CDS encoding DUF5696 domain-containing protein: protein MKKKLTIIAIVLMLSGAAVLPYADLAESAPEAEAAVQFEVQSGQNTRTPEAPELSADLKAALDNEYLTLYLNQTTTEVAVKDKKSGAIWYSNPQDREQDAVATGYNKSKLNVQVELTYYDSKGNLMNYDNYTHSVQSGQFTIEESADSLNIVYTLGEVKSNIDGIPKYISEERFRTLIIGRLEKESDKKEIEKRFRYDESSKRYERRDTSFKGVGLKKVTTLFGQIGYDEAQIAIDKAAYGEEDDGAALVTLPLEYRLDGKQLKVGIPGDKVRYPDTMHIQTLSLLPFFGASGTKDEGYSLVPDGSGSLIHFNNNKLYATPYRTAMYGPDAALTQLGQVQKEETARLPVFGMKVEDRGFLAVIESGDAVAAVEADVSGRLNQYNNVFSSYTLGSLEEVTLTNGWRSSTVKQFQAGIYPGDITVAYSFLDQEEASYSGMAAHYREYLIEHTGMARLDGTENVPFYLELIGGIPKKKFFLGIPYSAYEPLTSFKEAKAILEQMQEKGIGDIQLRYTGWFNGGINHNYPKGVSVDSKLGGTGGLKELQAYAQDKGITLYPDASFLQTFPEAKGLRKSQASRLITGKLAHTYPFDFSMLKLDVQEPSGYVVSPRVLPGVVDGFLGDYAELGVDGLSLRDLGSGLNSDFNAEELVDRQQAEGIVKEQMERMSSSVPRLMVEGGNAYAAPFARHIVAAPMQSSGFNITDESIPFFQMVYHGYLQYAGTAWNMADDQDASLSLLKALETGSAPYYTWFYADPSAIKMTGFGSLYSADYRSWIDQAAGQYQALSLVLKNVQSQTIREHKKLAEGVYQTTYEAGTTIIVNYNRAPVSVGGVTIDGRNYRVGGEQQ from the coding sequence TTGAAGAAGAAGCTAACCATCATTGCAATTGTACTTATGCTAAGCGGGGCAGCCGTTCTGCCTTACGCGGACTTGGCGGAATCCGCACCTGAAGCGGAAGCGGCGGTACAGTTTGAAGTGCAGAGCGGGCAGAATACCCGCACCCCGGAAGCGCCGGAGCTATCCGCAGATCTGAAGGCGGCCCTGGACAACGAGTATTTGACCCTGTATCTGAATCAGACGACTACGGAGGTTGCCGTTAAGGATAAGAAGAGCGGAGCGATCTGGTATTCTAACCCGCAGGACCGTGAACAGGACGCTGTTGCCACCGGCTATAACAAATCCAAGCTGAATGTGCAGGTAGAGCTGACCTACTATGACAGTAAGGGCAATCTCATGAACTACGACAACTACACCCACAGTGTGCAGAGTGGCCAGTTCACCATCGAGGAATCAGCCGATAGCCTGAACATCGTGTACACACTGGGGGAGGTCAAGAGCAACATCGACGGCATTCCCAAATACATCAGTGAAGAACGCTTCCGTACCCTGATCATCGGCCGCCTTGAGAAGGAGAGCGACAAGAAGGAGATTGAGAAGCGGTTCAGGTACGATGAATCGAGTAAGCGGTATGAGCGAAGAGATACCTCCTTCAAGGGAGTGGGGCTGAAGAAGGTAACCACCTTGTTTGGGCAGATTGGCTATGATGAGGCGCAAATCGCCATCGATAAAGCCGCCTACGGTGAAGAGGATGACGGAGCCGCCCTGGTGACACTTCCCCTGGAATACCGGCTGGACGGGAAGCAGCTGAAAGTAGGCATCCCGGGCGACAAGGTGCGGTATCCGGATACCATGCACATTCAGACATTGTCGCTGCTTCCGTTTTTTGGGGCGAGCGGGACAAAGGATGAAGGCTACAGCCTGGTGCCGGACGGCTCCGGGTCACTGATACACTTCAATAATAACAAGCTCTATGCTACCCCTTACCGTACAGCGATGTACGGGCCGGATGCTGCGCTGACCCAGCTGGGGCAAGTGCAGAAGGAGGAGACCGCAAGGCTGCCTGTATTCGGCATGAAGGTTGAAGACCGGGGCTTCCTGGCGGTGATCGAGAGCGGGGACGCGGTTGCGGCTGTGGAGGCAGATGTCAGCGGGCGGCTGAATCAGTATAACAATGTCTTCTCCAGCTATACGCTGGGCAGTCTGGAGGAAGTGACACTGACCAACGGCTGGCGCTCCAGTACAGTGAAGCAATTTCAGGCGGGGATCTACCCCGGAGATATCACTGTAGCGTACAGCTTCCTTGATCAGGAGGAAGCCAGCTATTCAGGTATGGCCGCGCATTACCGGGAGTACTTAATCGAACATACCGGGATGGCAAGGCTGGACGGGACAGAGAACGTTCCCTTTTACCTGGAATTGATCGGCGGCATTCCGAAGAAGAAATTCTTCCTGGGCATTCCTTACAGCGCTTATGAGCCGCTTACCTCCTTCAAGGAGGCCAAGGCCATTCTGGAGCAGATGCAGGAGAAGGGGATCGGGGACATTCAACTGCGGTATACCGGATGGTTCAACGGCGGCATCAACCATAATTACCCGAAGGGCGTATCTGTAGACAGCAAGCTTGGCGGGACCGGTGGGCTTAAGGAGCTGCAGGCCTACGCACAGGATAAGGGGATTACACTGTATCCCGATGCTTCTTTCCTGCAGACCTTTCCGGAAGCCAAGGGACTCCGCAAGTCACAGGCCTCCCGGCTGATTACGGGTAAGCTGGCGCATACGTATCCCTTCGACTTCTCCATGCTGAAGCTGGATGTGCAGGAGCCCTCCGGTTATGTCGTCAGCCCCCGGGTATTGCCGGGTGTGGTAGACGGCTTCCTTGGGGATTATGCAGAGCTTGGAGTAGACGGCTTGTCCCTGCGGGATCTCGGCAGCGGGCTGAATTCCGATTTCAATGCGGAGGAACTGGTTGACCGCCAGCAGGCCGAGGGAATCGTCAAGGAGCAGATGGAGCGTATGAGCAGCTCGGTGCCCCGCCTGATGGTGGAAGGCGGCAATGCGTACGCGGCTCCCTTCGCCCGCCATATAGTGGCTGCGCCCATGCAGAGCAGCGGGTTCAATATTACGGATGAGAGCATCCCTTTCTTCCAGATGGTATACCACGGTTATCTGCAATATGCCGGAACTGCCTGGAATATGGCTGACGATCAGGATGCATCGCTCAGTCTGCTGAAGGCGCTGGAGACCGGGAGCGCACCGTATTACACCTGGTTCTATGCTGATCCTTCCGCGATCAAAATGACGGGCTTTGGCAGCCTCTACTCCGCCGATTACCGCAGCTGGATTGACCAGGCAGCCGGGCAGTATCAGGCGTTGAGCCTTGTGCTGAAGAATGTCCAGTCCCAGACGATCAGAGAGCATAAGAAGCTGGCGGAAGGTGTCTATCAGACGACTTATGAAGCAGGCACCACGATTATAGTCAATTACAACCGTGCGCCGGTGAGTGTGGGCGGAGTAACCATAGACGGACGGAATTACCGGGTAGGAGGTGAGCAGCAATAA